The Nesterenkonia xinjiangensis genome contains a region encoding:
- a CDS encoding ATP-dependent DNA helicase UvrD2, producing the protein MTSSPSDPQAPDAVLDGLDEEQRQAASTLSGPVCILAGAGTGKTRAITHRIAYGVRAGVYDPHRLLAVTFTARAAAEMRSRLNALGAPGVQARTFHAAALRQLQYFWPMAIGGVMPEILDHKVRLLTEAARRLHITTDRAALRDLASEIEWAKVSTLTPDSYLELAGDRPPPGGVDLRTFAKLYQSYEDVKLDKHLIDFEDVLLLTVGMLEDDERVAAQVRQQYRHFVVDEYQDVSPLQQRLLDLWLGGREELCVVGDASQTIYSFTGATPDYLLKFTRRHPEATVVRLVRDYRSTPQVVQMANVLLADRTREQARIRTQLQAQGEYAPSWPDPLRLISQREHGPTPSVTQHADDDAEARWITEQIGALQEKGVPLSEVAVLYRTNGQSQAFEQALTSAGISYQLRGSERFFSRREVREALAALRTSSLVEEGEDGVPKTVRNILSSHGWRREAPEGTGAVRERWESMAALVGLADQIHAGREALGKTLTMREFTSELDERSAAQHAPTVEGVTLASLHSAKGLEWDAVFLAGLNEGLMPITFAKTQREVDEERRLLYVGITRARKHLYMSSAQARHSGGRGRRSPSRFLRPLRRELGLEEPTRKIAPSSGAVNPNSRAKRKTATCTTCGMVLTTGTEVKRRRCEDCPARYDEELYARLRTWRSAHAKELDVPAFVVFTDATLEVIAERLPRTDAELLEVPGVGERKLEKHGEALKSVLSEATEARRG; encoded by the coding sequence ATGACCTCGTCCCCGTCCGACCCCCAGGCTCCGGACGCGGTCCTCGACGGGCTCGACGAGGAGCAGCGCCAGGCCGCCAGCACCCTGAGCGGACCGGTGTGCATCCTCGCCGGTGCCGGGACCGGCAAGACGCGGGCGATCACCCACCGCATCGCCTACGGGGTCCGCGCCGGCGTCTACGACCCTCACCGGCTGCTCGCGGTCACCTTCACCGCCCGGGCAGCGGCCGAGATGCGCTCCCGGCTCAACGCCCTGGGTGCCCCCGGCGTGCAGGCCCGCACCTTCCACGCCGCGGCCCTGCGCCAGCTGCAGTACTTCTGGCCGATGGCCATCGGCGGGGTCATGCCGGAGATCCTCGACCACAAGGTCCGGCTGCTCACCGAGGCCGCCCGGCGCCTGCACATCACCACTGACCGGGCCGCCCTGCGCGACCTCGCCTCCGAGATCGAGTGGGCCAAGGTCTCCACCCTGACCCCCGACTCCTACCTGGAGCTCGCCGGGGACCGCCCTCCGCCCGGGGGAGTGGACCTCCGGACCTTCGCCAAGCTCTACCAGTCCTATGAGGACGTGAAGCTGGACAAGCACCTCATCGACTTCGAGGACGTGCTGCTGCTGACCGTGGGCATGCTCGAGGACGACGAGCGGGTCGCCGCCCAGGTCCGCCAGCAGTACCGGCACTTCGTGGTCGATGAGTACCAGGACGTCTCCCCGCTGCAGCAGCGCCTGCTGGACCTCTGGCTCGGCGGCCGCGAGGAGCTGTGCGTGGTGGGAGACGCCTCCCAGACGATCTACTCCTTCACCGGTGCGACCCCCGACTACCTGTTGAAGTTCACCCGACGCCACCCGGAGGCCACGGTGGTCCGGCTGGTCCGCGACTACCGCTCCACCCCTCAGGTGGTGCAGATGGCCAACGTGCTGCTGGCCGACCGCACCCGGGAACAGGCGCGGATCCGCACCCAGCTGCAGGCCCAGGGCGAGTACGCGCCCTCCTGGCCGGACCCGCTGCGGCTGATCTCCCAGCGTGAGCACGGCCCCACCCCCTCGGTGACCCAGCACGCCGACGACGACGCCGAGGCCCGCTGGATCACCGAGCAGATCGGCGCCCTGCAGGAGAAGGGCGTGCCGCTGAGCGAGGTGGCGGTGCTCTACCGCACCAACGGGCAGTCCCAGGCCTTCGAGCAGGCGCTGACCTCGGCGGGGATCTCCTATCAGCTGCGTGGCTCGGAGCGGTTCTTCTCCCGCCGCGAAGTCCGCGAGGCGCTCGCCGCGCTGCGTACCTCCTCCCTGGTGGAGGAGGGTGAGGACGGTGTGCCGAAGACGGTGCGGAACATCCTCTCCTCCCACGGCTGGCGTCGCGAGGCCCCCGAGGGCACCGGAGCAGTGCGGGAACGCTGGGAGTCGATGGCGGCGCTGGTCGGACTCGCCGACCAGATCCACGCCGGCAGGGAGGCGCTCGGCAAAACCCTGACCATGCGGGAGTTCACCTCCGAGCTGGACGAGCGCTCCGCTGCCCAGCACGCCCCCACTGTCGAAGGGGTCACGCTGGCCTCACTGCACTCGGCCAAAGGGCTGGAGTGGGACGCGGTGTTCCTGGCGGGGCTCAACGAAGGCCTGATGCCGATCACCTTCGCCAAGACCCAGCGGGAGGTCGACGAGGAGCGGCGGCTGCTCTACGTGGGCATCACCCGCGCCCGCAAGCATCTCTACATGTCCTCCGCGCAGGCCCGGCACTCGGGCGGCCGCGGCCGGCGCAGCCCCTCCCGGTTCCTGCGTCCGCTGCGCCGGGAGCTCGGACTGGAGGAGCCCACCCGGAAGATCGCACCGTCCTCGGGCGCGGTGAATCCCAATTCCCGTGCGAAGCGGAAGACGGCGACCTGCACCACCTGCGGAATGGTGCTGACCACCGGGACGGAGGTCAAGCGCCGGCGCTGCGAGGACTGCCCCGCACGCTATGACGAGGAGCTCTACGCCCGCCTGCGCACTTGGCGCTCCGCCCACGCCAAGGAGCTCGACGTGCCGGCCTTCGTGGTCTTCACCGACGCCACCTTGGAGGTCATCGCCGAGCGGCTTCCCCGGACTGACGCGGAGCTGCTCGAGGTCCCCGGGGTGGGGGAGCGGAAGCTGGAGAAGCACGGCGAGGCGCTCAAGTCGGTGCTCAGCGAGGCCACCGAGGCACGACGCGGCTGA